The proteins below come from a single Candidatus Poribacteria bacterium genomic window:
- a CDS encoding NAD(P)/FAD-dependent oxidoreductase, translating into MHTHHTYDTIVIGGGPAGSTVAALVAEQGHRVLLLERATTPQFKIGESLIPATYWTFKRLGMLEKLRTSHFPQKYSVQFYSRTGKGSTPFYFFQTNPHESAVTWQVLRSEFDEMLLDNAKEKGVEVRRGVGVREVLFEDDTAIGVVTQDIDGTRETLHATVIVDSTGQRSLIGKQLKLNTIEPNLKMASLFTHYEGGHRDEGIDEGATLILHTEEKDSWFWSIPLPYNRTSIGVVGELDYLLQNRRDTDGKLNAQKIFDEELAKCMPLKQRLKGAKQLLPIQTTKDFSYRASRIAGNNWVLVGDAFGFLDPVYSTGLFLALKSGEMAADAIIEAFNKNDFSEAQLGSFGPAFVDGMEAFRKLVYAFYTKEFSFARFLSEYPEHQGGIVDILSGDVFRKDVTHIFPAMAEMCPLPLEISLG; encoded by the coding sequence ATGCACACACACCACACCTACGACACCATTGTTATCGGGGGCGGACCCGCTGGGAGTACCGTTGCGGCACTTGTTGCTGAACAAGGCCACCGCGTGCTGCTCCTCGAACGAGCAACGACACCGCAATTCAAAATCGGCGAATCGCTGATTCCCGCTACATACTGGACCTTCAAACGCCTCGGTATGCTCGAAAAATTGCGGACAAGCCATTTCCCACAGAAGTACAGCGTGCAGTTCTATTCACGCACCGGTAAAGGCTCCACGCCGTTCTACTTCTTTCAAACCAATCCACATGAGAGCGCTGTCACTTGGCAGGTACTACGGAGTGAGTTTGACGAGATGCTTTTGGATAACGCCAAAGAGAAAGGCGTAGAGGTGCGTCGCGGCGTAGGCGTGCGCGAAGTCCTTTTTGAAGACGATACAGCAATCGGTGTTGTTACACAGGACATAGACGGCACCCGCGAAACCCTTCATGCAACCGTTATTGTCGATTCTACCGGGCAGCGGTCGCTCATCGGCAAGCAGCTGAAACTGAACACAATAGAACCGAACCTCAAAATGGCATCGCTCTTTACGCACTATGAAGGTGGTCATAGAGACGAAGGTATTGATGAGGGGGCGACGCTTATTTTACACACCGAAGAGAAAGATTCTTGGTTCTGGTCGATCCCGCTGCCGTATAATCGCACGAGTATTGGCGTTGTAGGCGAATTGGACTACCTTCTCCAAAACAGAAGAGATACCGACGGAAAACTCAACGCTCAGAAAATCTTCGACGAAGAACTCGCGAAGTGTATGCCGCTGAAGCAACGGCTCAAAGGTGCGAAGCAGCTGCTCCCGATCCAAACCACGAAAGATTTTTCTTACCGTGCCAGCCGTATCGCAGGCAACAACTGGGTATTAGTCGGCGATGCATTTGGATTCTTGGACCCCGTCTACTCGACCGGGCTGTTTTTGGCACTTAAATCTGGGGAGATGGCGGCGGATGCGATCATTGAAGCCTTCAACAAAAACGACTTTTCCGAAGCACAACTTGGGAGTTTTGGACCAGCGTTTGTAGACGGAATGGAGGCATTTCGGAAACTTGTTTACGCTTTTTATACTAAAGAATTCAGCTTTGCGCGGTTTCTATCAGAATACCCAGAGCATCAGGGTGGCATCGTTGATATTTTGAGCGGAGATGTGTTTAGGAAAGACGTAACACACATCTTCCCGGCGATGGCAGAAATGTGTCCACTGCCACTTGAAATCTCGCTCGGTTAA
- a CDS encoding type II toxin-antitoxin system VapC family toxin, whose translation MNNETQYRVYIETTIPSFYYTLRTDLESRAMQSWSRKWWVEYADQFTLVSSLAVIEELSDGRSEKTQDRIDLVANLEMLSISPRIRRITQIYIDRLIMPQDPFGDALHLAIASFYNVDALLTWNYKHIANLNKIHRIRQINQELGLPTPELATPLNYLGVDD comes from the coding sequence TTGAATAACGAAACACAATATCGTGTTTACATTGAAACGACAATTCCGAGTTTCTATTACACATTGCGCACGGATCTTGAATCCCGCGCTATGCAGAGTTGGAGCCGGAAATGGTGGGTCGAATACGCGGACCAATTCACCCTCGTTTCAAGTTTAGCTGTTATTGAGGAACTCAGTGACGGAAGAAGTGAAAAAACCCAAGACCGGATTGACTTGGTGGCAAATTTGGAGATGTTGTCAATCTCTCCAAGAATTCGTCGCATTACACAAATCTATATTGATAGGTTAATAATGCCTCAAGATCCTTTTGGGGATGCCCTTCACTTGGCAATTGCCTCGTTTTATAATGTAGATGCTCTTCTAACGTGGAATTATAAACATATTGCGAACCTTAACAAAATTCATCGCATCCGGCAGATAAACCAAGAACTTGGCTTACCGACACCGGAATTGGCAACACCCCTCAATTATTTAGGAGTTGACGACTAA
- a CDS encoding BrnA antitoxin family protein codes for MKLSKTRLSEIESLPEDAIDTSDIPELDDDFWENAQRIAPENYLQIEQEVLEWFKGQGQDYHARINTVLRSYMEAHR; via the coding sequence ATGAAGCTTTCAAAAACACGGCTTTCTGAAATTGAGAGCCTTCCCGAGGACGCGATTGATACATCAGATATCCCCGAACTCGATGATGATTTTTGGGAAAACGCTCAGCGGATTGCCCCTGAAAATTACCTCCAGATTGAACAAGAGGTATTGGAGTGGTTCAAGGGACAAGGTCAAGATTACCACGCTCGGATAAATACGGTGCTTCGATCATACATGGAAGCACATAGGTAA
- a CDS encoding BrnT family toxin yields MEFSWDEHKNRVNFKKHGIYFEEARLIFEDVHFTRVDPRDYYDEQGQAEIREITIGTLRGGAVLVVCHTNRNSQTRIISARKATSKERRGYNEAFKNTAF; encoded by the coding sequence ATGGAATTTAGCTGGGACGAACACAAAAACCGAGTAAACTTCAAAAAGCATGGGATTTATTTTGAAGAAGCAAGGCTTATTTTTGAAGATGTACACTTCACGAGAGTCGATCCCAGAGATTATTACGATGAACAAGGTCAAGCAGAGATTAGAGAAATTACCATCGGGACACTTAGAGGTGGAGCGGTGTTGGTAGTTTGTCACACAAACCGGAACAGTCAGACACGAATTATCTCTGCCAGAAAAGCAACTTCCAAAGAAAGGAGAGGGTATAATGAAGCTTTCAAAAACACGGCTTTCTGA